The Bubalus bubalis isolate 160015118507 breed Murrah chromosome 18, NDDB_SH_1, whole genome shotgun sequence genome contains a region encoding:
- the LOC102399128 gene encoding nitric oxide synthase-interacting protein — MTRHGKNCTAGAVYTYHEKKKDTAASGYGTQNIRLSRDAVKDFDCCCLSLQPCHDPVVTPDGYLYEREAILEYILHQKKEIARQMKAYEKQRGARREEQKELQRAAAQDHVRGFLEKEAAIVSRPLNPFMPKAASAGNGPDDAQPGSSGGPAGKDKDKALPSFWIPSLTPEAKATKLEKPSRIVTCPMSGKPLRMSDLTPVRFTPLDSSVDRVGLITRSERYVCAVTRDSLSNATPCAVLRPSGAVVTLECVEKLIRKDMVDPVTGEKLTDRDIIVLQRGGTGFAGSGVKLQAEKSRPVMQA, encoded by the exons ATGACGCGGCACGGCAAGAACTGCACAGCAGGGGCCGTCTACACCTACCATGAGAAAAAGAAGGACACAG CGGCCTCAGGCTATGGCACCCAGAACATTCGACTGAGCCGGGATGCCGTCAAGGACTTCGACTGCTGCTGCCTCTCACTGCAGCCCTGCCACGACCCTGTCGTCAC CCCAGATGGCTACCTGTATGAGCGGGAAGCAATCCTCGAGTACATTTTGCACCAGAAGAAGGAAATTGCCCGGCAGATGAAG GCCTATGAGAAGCAGCGGGGCGCCCGGCGAGAGGAGCAGAAGGAGCTGCAGCGGGCAGCGGCGCAGGACCATGTGCGGGGCTTCTTGGAGAAGGAGGCAGCCATCGTGAGCCGGCCCCTCAACCCCTTCATGCCCAAGGCCGCCTCGGCAGGGAACGGCCCAG acGATGCCCAACCCGGGTCCAGTGGAGGCCCTGCAGGCAAGGACAAGGACAAAGCGCTGCCCAGCTTCTGGATCCCGTCGCTGACCCCCGAGGCGAAGGCCACGAAGCTGGAGAAGCCG TCGCGCATCGTGACCTGCCCCATGTCCGGGAAGCCGCTGCGCATGTCCGACCTGACGCCGGTGCGCTTCACGCCGCTGGACAGCTCCGTGGACCGTGTGGGGCTCATCACGCGCAGCGAGCGCTACGTGTGCGCTGTGACCCGCGACAGCCTGAGCAACGCCACGCCGTGCGCCGTGCTGCGGCCCTC TGGGGCTGTGGTCACCCTGGAGTGCGTGGAGAAGCTGATTCGCAAGGACATGGTGGACCCGGTGACCGGGGAGAAGCTCACGGACCGTGACATCATCGTGCTGCAGCGG GGTGGCACCGGCTTCGCGGGCTCCGGAGTGAAGCTGCAGGCGGAGAAGTCCCGGCCGGTGATGCAGGCCTGA